One Tamlana carrageenivorans genomic region harbors:
- a CDS encoding cation:proton antiporter, producing the protein MLELAGIIILGILAQWVAWKFKIPAILPLILIGLLVGPIAAEFITSDGSKWIEPVWNGKKGFFPGDGLYYFVSLAISIILFEGGLTLKRAEIKNVGPVITKLITVGATITFIGSGILAHEVFGLSWELSFLFAGLIIVTGPTVITPILRNIPLKKDVSAVLKWEGILIDPIGALVAVLVFEFISVEGHVGFTKMALIEFGKIILFGTTFGFTFAHALAFVINKKLIPHYLLNVVSLSTVLLVFVESELFAHESGLLAVVVMGMVLGNGRLKNLKELLYFKESLSVLLISILFILLAANINYQDLMLLYNWKTLVLFLSIVFVIRPLAVFLSTMNSTLTINERLFISWVGPRGIVAAGIASLFGNKLIKEGIEGAEYITPLVFTVVLGTVLLNATTARLFAKLVGVFLKKSDGILIIGASKVSRLLGHYLYENGRHVVLVDSNEKNIEKAKELGLEALTSNIYSDTLIDNIELNDVGYLMALTGNSDINKYAISKFSNDFGENGAFRLVTPLEMLDESENPKEGLFSHKDDYSSLYALSRRHPSINEIELEDKEYYQNLIKITNKDKDMIPLFIKDNEGELHIISSYNLDVETIGKGYQLVYLGKPFDVEKVSTTS; encoded by the coding sequence ATGTTAGAACTCGCTGGAATTATAATTTTAGGCATATTGGCTCAATGGGTAGCTTGGAAATTCAAAATTCCTGCCATTTTACCTTTAATTCTAATAGGGTTGTTGGTTGGTCCCATTGCTGCAGAGTTTATTACCTCTGATGGTTCCAAATGGATTGAACCTGTTTGGAATGGTAAAAAAGGGTTTTTCCCTGGAGATGGCCTCTATTATTTTGTATCGTTAGCTATTAGTATCATTCTTTTTGAAGGTGGTTTAACACTTAAACGCGCCGAGATAAAAAACGTAGGCCCTGTTATTACAAAGCTTATCACCGTAGGAGCCACTATTACCTTTATAGGCTCTGGTATTTTAGCCCATGAAGTTTTTGGTTTAAGCTGGGAGTTGTCGTTCCTTTTTGCAGGACTTATCATTGTTACGGGTCCCACGGTAATCACACCTATTTTAAGGAATATTCCACTTAAAAAAGATGTGTCTGCTGTTTTAAAATGGGAGGGCATTTTAATTGATCCCATAGGTGCTTTAGTTGCCGTTTTGGTTTTTGAATTTATTAGTGTTGAAGGCCATGTGGGCTTTACTAAAATGGCATTAATTGAATTTGGAAAAATTATTTTATTTGGTACCACCTTCGGATTTACTTTTGCTCATGCACTAGCCTTTGTTATTAATAAAAAACTTATTCCGCATTATTTACTTAATGTAGTATCCCTTTCAACCGTATTATTGGTGTTTGTAGAATCGGAATTATTTGCTCACGAATCGGGGTTATTAGCCGTGGTGGTTATGGGCATGGTTTTAGGAAACGGCAGGCTAAAAAACCTTAAAGAATTGTTGTATTTTAAAGAATCTTTAAGTGTTTTATTGATTTCTATCTTATTTATTTTACTGGCGGCTAATATTAATTATCAGGATTTAATGTTGCTTTACAACTGGAAAACATTAGTATTATTCTTGTCCATTGTTTTTGTAATACGTCCGTTAGCGGTGTTTTTAAGTACGATGAATTCTACCTTAACCATTAACGAACGATTATTTATTAGTTGGGTGGGGCCTCGCGGAATTGTTGCTGCCGGTATTGCCTCGCTTTTTGGTAATAAGCTGATAAAAGAAGGCATTGAAGGTGCCGAATATATTACCCCTTTGGTATTTACTGTTGTACTAGGAACTGTTTTGCTTAACGCGACTACCGCCCGTTTATTCGCAAAATTGGTTGGTGTATTTCTTAAAAAATCTGATGGTATTTTAATCATAGGCGCCTCAAAAGTATCGCGACTTCTAGGACATTATTTATACGAAAACGGTAGGCATGTTGTGCTTGTTGATAGTAATGAAAAAAATATCGAAAAGGCTAAAGAACTCGGTTTGGAAGCGCTAACTTCTAATATTTATTCTGATACCTTAATCGATAATATTGAATTGAATGATGTGGGTTACTTAATGGCTTTGACAGGAAATTCTGATATTAATAAATATGCTATCAGTAAGTTTAGTAATGATTTTGGAGAAAATGGCGCTTTTAGGCTTGTAACCCCATTAGAGATGCTTGATGAGAGTGAAAATCCTAAGGAAGGCCTATTCTCTCATAAAGATGATTATAGTTCCTTATATGCTTTATCTCGCAGACACCCTTCTATAAATGAAATAGAATTAGAGGATAAGGAATATTACCAAAATTTAATTAAGATAACCAATAAAGATAAAGATATGATTCCTTTGTTTATTAAGGATAACGAAGGTGAATTACATATTATATCTTCCTATAATTTAGATGTTGAAACCATTGGAAAAGGCTATCAATTGGTGTATTTAGGTAAGCCTTTTGATGTTGAAAAAGTGTCTACTACATCATAA
- a CDS encoding M1 family metallopeptidase, translating into MACKSPQQTAAVQPAKTDSKQSPLKPSKINSPRLTSYWQQHVDYTMDIDMDVNTYQYKGTQKLVYTNNSPDVLNKVFYHIYPNAFQPGSEMDVRSQNIPDPDGRVKDRIGKLKPNEIGYIKVNSLKQNGITIQHETVGTVLEVQLAKPIQPGESVTFDMVFDAQVPVQIRRSGRNNKEGVALSMTQWYPKLAEYDYEGWHADPYIGREFYGVWGDFDVTLHIDKNYVVGGTGYLQNPNEVGYGYETGSVKRPNTDKLTWHFKAPNVHDFTWAADPEYKHDTMQVPNGPLLHFLYKSTMPKDKLDNWKKLQPKAVELMQFYSEHIGKYPYDQYSIIQGGDGGMEYAMSTLILGEGNFEGLFGVTAHEMAHSWFQFLLATNELTNYWMDEGFTQYFGKLAEDHINNISFQKSTKQTYDVYNYYVKSGTEQPLTTQADRFHLNRSSSISAYYKGYIFLNQLAYIIGQENLETTIKEYFNNWAFKHPNRVDFIRIAEKVSGLELEWYLTDWTGTTNTIDYGVKSVEGNTFTLERIGLMPMPIDVSVTYTDGTTQDFYIPLQMMRGEKPTTATILNDWAWAYPTYSFKTPKTLKSVTIDPKQMMADINRENNEN; encoded by the coding sequence ATGGCATGTAAATCTCCACAGCAAACGGCAGCCGTACAACCCGCTAAAACGGATTCAAAACAATCGCCTTTAAAACCATCAAAAATAAATAGTCCACGATTAACCTCATATTGGCAACAACATGTCGATTACACCATGGATATTGATATGGATGTAAACACCTATCAATACAAAGGAACTCAAAAACTGGTCTATACCAACAATTCACCCGACGTTTTAAACAAGGTATTTTACCATATATACCCTAACGCTTTTCAGCCAGGTAGTGAAATGGATGTTCGTTCACAAAACATCCCCGATCCCGATGGAAGAGTTAAAGATCGTATTGGTAAATTAAAACCCAATGAAATTGGTTATATAAAAGTAAATTCATTAAAACAAAACGGTATTACTATACAACATGAAACCGTTGGTACTGTTTTAGAAGTTCAACTGGCCAAACCTATTCAACCTGGGGAAAGCGTCACTTTCGATATGGTTTTTGATGCTCAAGTTCCAGTTCAAATTCGTCGTTCTGGCCGAAATAATAAGGAAGGTGTAGCCTTATCCATGACCCAATGGTATCCTAAATTAGCGGAATACGATTATGAAGGTTGGCACGCCGATCCCTACATAGGACGTGAATTCTATGGTGTTTGGGGTGATTTTGACGTGACGCTTCATATTGATAAAAATTATGTTGTTGGCGGCACCGGTTATTTACAAAACCCAAACGAAGTGGGTTATGGTTACGAAACAGGGTCTGTTAAACGCCCAAATACCGATAAATTAACTTGGCATTTTAAAGCGCCAAATGTACACGATTTTACTTGGGCAGCCGATCCAGAATACAAGCATGACACTATGCAAGTTCCTAACGGACCACTACTCCACTTTTTGTATAAAAGTACCATGCCAAAAGATAAATTAGATAACTGGAAAAAGCTTCAACCAAAAGCCGTGGAGCTCATGCAGTTTTATAGTGAACATATTGGAAAATATCCTTACGATCAATACTCTATCATTCAAGGTGGCGATGGTGGTATGGAATACGCCATGTCTACACTCATTCTTGGAGAAGGAAATTTTGAAGGTTTATTTGGTGTTACGGCACATGAAATGGCACACTCTTGGTTTCAGTTTTTATTAGCCACTAATGAATTAACCAACTATTGGATGGACGAAGGGTTCACCCAGTATTTTGGGAAATTGGCCGAAGATCATATTAATAATATTTCATTCCAAAAATCAACCAAACAAACCTACGATGTTTATAATTATTATGTTAAATCTGGAACCGAGCAACCATTAACAACTCAGGCCGACCGTTTTCACCTAAACCGTTCTTCTTCCATTTCAGCGTATTATAAAGGATATATCTTTTTAAACCAATTGGCTTATATCATCGGACAAGAAAATTTAGAAACCACCATAAAAGAATACTTTAATAATTGGGCCTTTAAACACCCTAATCGTGTAGATTTTATTCGTATTGCTGAAAAAGTTTCAGGCTTAGAATTGGAATGGTATCTCACCGATTGGACAGGTACTACCAACACTATAGATTACGGTGTTAAATCTGTGGAAGGCAACACGTTCACTTTAGAACGTATCGGTTTAATGCCTATGCCTATAGATGTGAGCGTAACTTATACCGACGGAACCACTCAAGATTTTTACATTCCATTACAAATGATGCGTGGTGAAAAGCCAACCACAGCAACCATTTTAAATGATTGGGCTTGGGCCTATCCAACTTACAGTTTTAAAACACCTAAAACCTTAAAAAGTGTTACCATCGACCCCAAACAAATGATGGCCGATATTAATCGAGAAAATAACGAAAACTAA
- the thiC gene encoding phosphomethylpyrimidine synthase ThiC: MKNKDTAPKEGQITRKPFPNSKKIYVSGKIHPQIKVAMREISLSDTTDSMTKKKTANEPVTVYDTSGPYTDPNKEINVHNGIERIREQWILDRGDVEELDTFTSKYCNERLNDKSLDHMRFDLKHKPKRAKKGKNVTQLHYAKQGIITPEMEYIAIRENQRIDEMTEIRKQHKGEHFGAAIPEKITPEFVRSEVARGRAVIPSNINHPEAEPMILGRNFLVKINANIGNSATTSSIEEEVEKAVWACRWGADNIMDLSTGQNIHETREWIIRNSPVPVGTVPIYQALEKVNGVAEDLTWEIFRDTLIEQAEQGVDYFTIHAGVLLRYVPMTANRVTGIVSRGGSIMAKWCLAHHKESFLYTHFEEICEILKSYDVAFSLGDGLRPGSIADANDEAQFAELETLGELTQIARKHEVQCFIEGPGHVPMHMIKENMEKQIEVCDEAPFYTLGPLTTDIAPGYDHITSGIGAAMIGWFGCAMLCYVTPKEHLGLPNKEDVRVGVVTYKLAAHAADLAKGHPGAQHRDNALSMARFEFRWEDQFNLGLDPERALEYHDETLPADGAKVAHFCSMCGPKFCSMKISQEVRDFAAENDIVDNEVIQKGMEEKSQEFKEKGSEVYL, encoded by the coding sequence ATGAAAAACAAAGACACAGCTCCAAAAGAAGGTCAAATTACCAGAAAGCCTTTTCCAAATTCGAAAAAGATTTACGTATCAGGAAAAATTCATCCGCAAATTAAAGTAGCGATGCGTGAAATTTCTTTAAGCGATACCACCGATTCGATGACCAAAAAGAAAACGGCTAACGAACCGGTAACGGTTTACGATACTTCTGGTCCATACACCGATCCGAATAAAGAAATTAACGTTCATAACGGTATCGAACGTATTAGAGAACAGTGGATTTTAGACCGTGGCGATGTGGAAGAATTAGATACTTTTACTTCTAAATATTGTAACGAGCGTTTAAACGACAAAAGTTTAGACCACATGCGTTTTGATTTAAAACACAAACCAAAACGTGCAAAAAAAGGTAAAAATGTCACGCAGTTACACTATGCTAAACAAGGCATCATCACGCCAGAAATGGAATATATCGCCATTCGTGAAAATCAGCGTATCGATGAAATGACCGAAATAAGAAAGCAGCACAAAGGAGAACACTTTGGTGCCGCTATTCCAGAAAAAATTACTCCTGAATTTGTACGTTCGGAAGTTGCTAGAGGCCGTGCCGTTATTCCTTCAAACATCAATCACCCAGAAGCCGAACCTATGATTTTAGGTCGTAACTTCTTAGTGAAAATAAACGCTAATATTGGAAACTCTGCTACCACCTCATCTATTGAAGAAGAGGTAGAAAAAGCCGTTTGGGCTTGCCGTTGGGGTGCCGATAATATCATGGATTTATCAACCGGACAAAACATTCATGAAACCCGTGAGTGGATAATCCGTAACTCACCAGTTCCAGTAGGTACCGTGCCTATTTACCAAGCATTAGAGAAAGTAAATGGCGTTGCCGAAGATTTAACTTGGGAAATTTTTCGTGATACTTTAATAGAACAGGCCGAGCAAGGGGTCGATTATTTCACCATCCACGCAGGGGTATTGTTACGTTATGTACCAATGACAGCCAATCGTGTAACTGGTATCGTTTCTCGTGGTGGTTCCATCATGGCTAAATGGTGTTTAGCGCATCATAAAGAAAGTTTCTTATACACGCATTTCGAAGAGATTTGCGAAATTTTGAAATCTTACGATGTTGCCTTTTCTTTAGGCGATGGTTTACGTCCAGGATCGATTGCCGATGCGAATGATGAAGCCCAATTTGCCGAATTAGAAACGCTTGGTGAACTTACCCAAATTGCACGTAAGCACGAAGTGCAGTGTTTTATTGAAGGACCAGGTCACGTACCAATGCACATGATTAAGGAAAACATGGAAAAGCAAATTGAAGTTTGCGACGAAGCGCCTTTTTACACCTTAGGCCCTTTAACGACCGATATTGCTCCAGGTTACGATCACATCACTTCCGGTATTGGAGCTGCAATGATTGGTTGGTTTGGTTGCGCGATGTTATGTTATGTAACGCCAAAAGAACACCTAGGTTTACCAAATAAAGAAGACGTTCGTGTTGGTGTAGTCACTTATAAATTAGCGGCACACGCTGCCGATTTAGCCAAAGGACATCCAGGGGCACAACACCGTGATAATGCTTTAAGTATGGCACGTTTTGAGTTCCGCTGGGAAGACCAGTTTAACTTAGGTTTAGACCCTGAGCGTGCTTTAGAATATCACGATGAAACACTGCCTGCCGATGGCGCTAAAGTGGCGCATTTCTGTTCGATGTGCGGACCAAAATTCTGTTCCATGAAAATTTCACAAGAGGTGCGCGATTTCGCTGCCGAAAATGATATTGTCGATAACGAAGTGATCCAAAAAGGCATGGAAGAGAAGTCTCAAGAATTTAAAGAAAAAGGTTCAGAGGTTTATCTTTAA
- the thiS gene encoding sulfur carrier protein ThiS, which translates to MIKIRVNEKILEVAKDFNILQLLEKLNTSQNGIAVAINSAIISRDSWASQNFSENDNILIIQATQGG; encoded by the coding sequence ATGATTAAAATACGGGTTAACGAGAAAATTTTGGAGGTTGCTAAAGACTTCAATATTCTTCAATTACTAGAAAAATTAAACACGTCCCAAAATGGTATCGCGGTTGCTATAAACAGCGCCATCATTTCACGTGATTCTTGGGCTTCACAAAATTTTTCCGAAAACGATAATATTCTCATTATACAAGCTACACAAGGCGGGTAA
- a CDS encoding thiamine phosphate synthase, giving the protein MIVVIAPENDIPNEIEMLHQLFQAGLQYYHLRKPSKTYEQYVNYLNQIDKKYHNRVVVHHFHELVNAFELKGIHFQEQKRRDHIDNPGQYFKNLNMFGKTISASFHEPEELENCYFEFDYHLLSPVFSSISKPGYEGRKFDVNHIDKTIVGMGGVTAKNLSEFEQLGFKGVGVLGGIWQSENPVESFKNLYQLKHSNGNQ; this is encoded by the coding sequence ATGATAGTCGTTATAGCTCCAGAAAATGATATTCCAAACGAAATTGAAATGCTACATCAGCTATTTCAAGCGGGTTTACAATATTATCATTTAAGAAAACCGAGTAAAACTTACGAGCAATACGTGAACTACTTAAATCAGATTGATAAAAAATATCACAATAGGGTAGTCGTGCATCATTTTCATGAGTTGGTAAATGCATTTGAACTGAAGGGGATTCATTTTCAGGAACAAAAAAGAAGGGATCATATCGATAATCCAGGGCAGTACTTTAAAAATTTAAATATGTTTGGAAAAACAATTAGTGCTTCCTTTCATGAACCTGAAGAACTAGAAAATTGTTATTTCGAATTCGATTATCATTTATTAAGTCCTGTATTTTCATCCATATCAAAACCAGGATATGAAGGTCGAAAATTTGATGTCAATCACATCGATAAAACCATTGTAGGAATGGGTGGTGTAACTGCAAAAAACTTAAGCGAATTTGAACAATTAGGTTTTAAAGGCGTAGGTGTTTTAGGAGGTATTTGGCAAAGCGAAAACCCTGTTGAAAGTTTTAAAAACCTATATCAATTAAAACACTCTAATGGTAATCAGTAA
- a CDS encoding MBL fold metallo-hydrolase, which translates to MTLYPINTGNFKLDGGAMFGVVPKSIWQRTNPSDANNMIDLSARCLLIEDGDRLILIDNGMGNKQSDKFFGYYYMWGDFNLDSSLKQYGFHRDDITDVFLTHLHFDHCGGSIQWNKDKTGYEPAFKNAHFWTNEDHWQWATQPNRREKASFLKENILPMEESGQLKFTAVPENDLLKNSALGFDIFFANGHTDKQMIPMIRYQDKTIAFMADLLPTVGHIPLPYVMGYDTRPLLTMNEKEKFLNMAADKNLYLFLEHDAHNEIITVQHTEKGVRLKDTFTTRQIFNN; encoded by the coding sequence ATGACCTTATATCCAATAAACACAGGCAATTTTAAACTTGATGGAGGCGCCATGTTTGGCGTAGTTCCAAAATCCATTTGGCAACGTACCAATCCTTCTGATGCCAATAATATGATCGATTTATCGGCGCGATGTTTACTTATTGAAGATGGCGATCGCTTAATTTTAATCGATAATGGTATGGGAAATAAACAATCGGATAAGTTTTTTGGTTATTACTACATGTGGGGCGATTTTAATTTAGATAGCTCCTTAAAACAATACGGTTTTCATCGCGACGATATTACCGATGTTTTTCTAACACATTTACACTTCGACCATTGTGGAGGTAGTATTCAATGGAATAAAGATAAAACAGGCTATGAACCAGCCTTTAAAAATGCCCACTTTTGGACGAATGAAGATCATTGGCAATGGGCAACACAACCCAATCGCCGCGAAAAAGCTTCTTTCTTAAAAGAAAACATCCTACCTATGGAAGAAAGCGGACAACTAAAATTTACCGCCGTTCCGGAAAACGATCTCCTTAAAAATTCAGCCCTAGGCTTCGATATCTTTTTTGCAAATGGGCACACCGATAAACAAATGATTCCTATGATAAGGTATCAAGATAAAACCATTGCATTTATGGCCGATCTATTACCTACCGTTGGACATATACCGCTACCCTATGTTATGGGCTACGACACCAGACCTTTACTCACCATGAATGAGAAAGAAAAGTTTCTAAACATGGCTGCCGATAAAAACCTATATCTGTTTTTAGAACACGATGCTCATAACGAAATTATTACCGTACAACACACCGAAAAAGGGGTGCGATTAAAAGACACCTTTACCACAAGACAAATATTTAACAATTAA
- a CDS encoding S8 family peptidase, producing the protein MKTIKTIATSAFAAVLLSGCGGSSIVSTPVENIDSSPLKVSELTEAEAHNWGHLDLVKDTIPGMSVDRAYTELIKNKKGKKVIVAVIDSGIDIDHEDLNENLWTNEDEIPGNGIDDDKNGYVDDIHGWNFLGKGYDEQLEFVRILVKGDKNDPDYARAEAEYDKEYETWVNRKKQYDQFYQVITNTNNTLKAHFGKDDYTKEEVKNLVTDDETLLQAKQMAMGMYGNGLESIHVAEKEIKNAIESINERLNYNLNKDFKGRVNGDDPEDFSTKYYGDANVKPVKKSESHGTHVAGIIAAVRNNGKGANGVANNVEIMSVRVVPNGDEYDKDVALSIRYAVDNDAKVINGSFGKSFSPHADIVREAIAYAAKNDVIFVHAAGNDSKDVDTEPNFPDDNVNGKEISDTYIRVGALAPSYGSKMVAGFSNYGKQNVDVFAPGASIYSTTPENEYDTKGGTSMAAPAVAGVAALVRSYYPNLSAAEVKQVILDSGLAINRKVIVGGNTADVRPFADLSKSGKMVNAYNALIMAAKLSAAK; encoded by the coding sequence ATGAAAACCATTAAAACAATAGCAACTTCAGCCTTTGCAGCTGTATTACTTTCTGGCTGTGGCGGGTCAAGTATTGTTTCTACTCCCGTTGAAAATATAGATTCTTCACCTTTAAAAGTTTCAGAACTCACGGAAGCCGAAGCTCATAATTGGGGACATCTAGATCTTGTTAAAGATACCATCCCTGGAATGAGCGTAGATCGCGCTTACACCGAATTAATTAAAAACAAAAAAGGGAAAAAAGTTATTGTTGCCGTTATTGATTCTGGAATTGATATCGATCATGAAGATTTAAACGAAAATCTTTGGACCAATGAAGATGAAATTCCTGGAAATGGCATCGACGATGATAAAAATGGATATGTTGATGATATTCACGGTTGGAATTTCTTAGGTAAAGGTTATGATGAGCAGTTAGAGTTTGTAAGAATTCTAGTAAAAGGTGATAAAAACGACCCTGATTATGCAAGAGCTGAAGCTGAATATGATAAAGAATATGAAACTTGGGTAAACAGAAAAAAACAATATGACCAATTTTACCAAGTTATCACCAATACTAATAACACTTTAAAAGCACATTTTGGAAAAGATGACTATACTAAAGAAGAGGTTAAAAACTTAGTTACCGACGACGAGACTTTATTACAAGCTAAACAAATGGCTATGGGGATGTATGGAAACGGATTGGAGTCTATACATGTCGCTGAAAAAGAAATAAAAAATGCTATTGAAAGCATTAATGAAAGACTAAATTACAATTTAAATAAAGATTTTAAAGGTCGCGTAAATGGTGATGATCCGGAAGATTTTTCTACAAAATATTACGGCGATGCTAATGTAAAACCTGTAAAAAAATCTGAAAGCCACGGTACACATGTTGCCGGAATTATTGCTGCCGTTCGTAATAACGGAAAAGGCGCTAATGGTGTGGCTAACAATGTGGAAATAATGAGTGTAAGGGTGGTACCTAATGGTGATGAATATGATAAAGATGTCGCTTTATCCATTCGTTATGCCGTAGATAACGATGCTAAAGTTATTAACGGAAGTTTTGGAAAAAGCTTTTCACCACATGCCGATATCGTGCGAGAAGCCATTGCTTACGCTGCTAAAAACGATGTGATTTTTGTACATGCTGCCGGAAATGACAGTAAGGATGTTGACACAGAACCTAACTTCCCAGATGATAATGTAAATGGCAAAGAAATTTCAGATACTTACATTAGAGTTGGTGCTTTAGCCCCTTCATACGGGTCTAAAATGGTTGCTGGTTTCTCAAACTATGGAAAACAAAACGTGGATGTATTTGCGCCAGGTGCTAGCATATACTCTACAACTCCAGAAAACGAATACGATACTAAAGGAGGAACTTCTATGGCTGCTCCTGCAGTGGCTGGTGTAGCCGCTTTAGTGCGCTCTTACTACCCAAATCTTTCAGCTGCTGAAGTAAAACAAGTGATTTTAGATTCTGGTTTAGCCATCAACAGAAAAGTCATTGTTGGAGGTAATACGGCCGATGTTAGACCTTTTGCAGATTTAAGTAAATCTGGTAAAATGGTTAATGCTTATAATGCTTTAATTATGGCTGCTAAATTATCTGCTGCTAAGTAA